A segment of the Candidatus Pelagisphaera phototrophica genome:
GACTCATGCTTCCGATCTGCCAGCTTTCTTTGACATTGGAAACAGAGGTAGTCATTCTGCCTTTTTCGGTCGTGACTTTCAGAGATCCGTCATCAGAGCCGGTGATTTTTCCTGAGAACGAGGCACCACCCTCAATCGAAACAAAAATAGGATCGTCGGTGGTCATTTGTTCGACTTGGGTTTGGTCGACCACTATGTCTCCCGCAAAATCGGTCGATATTTTTATCTTTCCGCCGTCGATTTCCTGGATTTTACCTACGATTTTGGAGCCAGATTTAGTGACGATGACGTCGCCGATCGAAGATACCACAAACAGGGCGAAGGCCGCTATTGAAGCTAATAGTTTATTCATACTTATTATTTGATTGTCAAAATTGAGTGATTCCATCCCAGCTAGGGTTTTCGATTTGACACAACCGAATGTACTAGAGGTCACAAATCATTGTTCCATGAGCCTACTTTTCTCAATTCTATTAGTGAAAGTCGACCGACGATAGATTGAACCAGTGCTTTGCAATAAAATATTGACGGGGAGAGTTTTCGAACAAAACAGTTTCGAGATTGATTTGCATTGGCGCTCGATGTTCCAGTGCATACGGTCCAAGGTCATTGTTGAGATACAAATTTTAATATGGACGCTCTAAGTAACATAATCTGGGAGTCTCTTCGCAAGGAGGCGGATCAGTCGACGAAAGATGAGCGTCTCCTCGTTGCCTATCTCGAAGAAACGGTATTAGGGCAAAATTCGTTTGAAGCCGCTCTCAGCTACACACTCGCCTCTAAAATGCGGGATGACATCCTCCCCAGCATCACTTTGAGGGATCTGTTTTTTCAAATCCTCGAATTGGAAAAGGGGCTTCGAGAGTGCATTCTCATAGATCTGCAAGCGGTTAAAGAGCGGGATCCAGCGGCAGGCGGATACCTCTCACCCTTCCTTTTCTTTAAGGGATTCCATGCTCTGTCTGCGTATCGCTTCGCTCACTACCTTTGGTACGAGGATCGTAAAACCCTTGCTTTGTATCTACAGAGCTTGATTTCGAAAGTATTCGGAGTGGACATACATCCTGCGGCGACAATCGGTCATGGAATACTCATAGACCACGCAACAGGGGTGGTAAT
Coding sequences within it:
- the cysE gene encoding serine O-acetyltransferase; translated protein: MDALSNIIWESLRKEADQSTKDERLLVAYLEETVLGQNSFEAALSYTLASKMRDDILPSITLRDLFFQILELEKGLRECILIDLQAVKERDPAAGGYLSPFLFFKGFHALSAYRFAHYLWYEDRKTLALYLQSLISKVFGVDIHPAATIGHGILIDHATGVVIGETAVVGNNVSLLHGVTLGGTGKERGDRHPKVGDGVLIAAGAKVLGNIKIGEGAKIGAGSVVLHSVKAHGTVVGVPAKNIGTCKEATPALGMNQQLGKGNVSGFDPGI